A single Halobellus ruber DNA region contains:
- a CDS encoding MTH865 family protein, translating into MPDTAEQLRAELVEVFSRADFPVEEPMELVPALPDGPGTTFEAGEVSVGVMELGSEYAEYQNYPYETVEDLVDDLMAGFREEGLFE; encoded by the coding sequence ATGCCCGATACTGCCGAGCAGCTTCGAGCGGAGCTGGTAGAGGTTTTCAGCCGCGCCGACTTCCCCGTCGAAGAGCCGATGGAACTGGTTCCGGCGCTCCCGGACGGCCCGGGCACGACGTTCGAGGCCGGCGAGGTGAGCGTCGGGGTGATGGAACTCGGATCGGAGTACGCCGAGTACCAGAACTACCCGTACGAGACGGTCGAGGACCTCGTCGACGATCTGATGGCCGGGTTCCGCGAGGAAGGGCTGTTCGAGTAA